One Elgaria multicarinata webbii isolate HBS135686 ecotype San Diego chromosome 6, rElgMul1.1.pri, whole genome shotgun sequence DNA segment encodes these proteins:
- the LOC134400433 gene encoding ribonucleases P/MRP protein subunit POP1-like — MLLALYNSVQQISFYKNYCSGKRQGALTLYRADRYPEDALAPVTFIWKPRNRSDSTSESRQLWIWTHPAFKQDILTELKAVFQCSEPIESYNPEPVITLPEEESKMDEVENVGQKRKRKDKGRERVVPVKKILSDGTRDPHKPYFWTSQTTGVVISDLTMEILRYRLIGPLSHCVLTEALKVASVHTELDSTESEINSWWIENCRNPDQVSLHRHQETIFELLQGLSSSDIPSGTVLGLTVGDPRVNLPKKRSKAMPNPEKYQDDKNVKELLLAGVPAECAQSFLWNHHICKSVTDNKMPEQVLNRLRSQLLVPGSRLDLGPQESKVPVLLVQHPGKTAGVDRPGWGSSWDICLPKGWGMAFWLPFVYRGARVGGLQEALKHSLYKRTPHVPHDYPDCPAGLQSAKELEINLLEKFKRRPPAKRANYVKHGTLTPFLCPWDKLTQDWEAHGNEAQGKHIPPTALDSEACASDAQVSCGPSTEAEVVTSSITSESDQLTETCSQNVQMEEEKVAASLLDSKVTSSWAFCVLRSRKLLRQVSVWCQPTSARNRKIQRLASKPDQKALAGDALLPICLHYPRALVWVSMSFLKKGSPELHSMICVPAKEDLLELCKDQHFCGPQEPKHRDRFKSKVLKQKGRKKREHVGKATESSASNAMSVMPAEHEDLILGLWPDSLPEVASHCSRVLLGFVTQGDFSLASGCGEALGFVSLTGLLQMLIGQPADKKGLVVLRNPASLQYRFAWLTVEV, encoded by the coding sequence ATGTTGTTAGCATTATACAATTCAGTCCAGCAAATAAGTTTCTATAAAAATTACTGTTCTGGGAAACGTCAGGGTGCTCTTACACTGTACCGAGCAGATCGATATCCCGAAGATGCGCTGGCCCCTGTTACTTTCATCTGGAAACCTAGAAACCGGTCTGATAGCACCTCTGAAAGCAGGCAGCTGTGGATATGGACACACCCAGCTTTTAAGCAGGACATACTAACTGAATTAAAAGCAGTTTTCCAGTGTTCTGAGCCCATAGAGTCCTATAATCCTGAACCGGTTATAACGTTACCtgaagaagaaagcaaaatggatGAAGTTGAAAATGTTggccagaaaaggaagaggaaagacaAAGGAAGAGAAAGGGTTGTCCCAGTGAAAAAAATTCTTAGTGATGGAACCAGAGATCCCCACAAGCCTTACTTCTGGACATCACAAACAACTGGGGTTGTCATAAGTGACTTGACAATGGAGATCCTCAGGTATCGGTTGATTGGTCCCCTCTCTCACTGTGTCCTTACAGAGGCACTGAAGGTTGCATCTGTCCATACTGAACTGGATTCTACAGAGTCTGAAATTAACAGTTGGTGGATAGAAAACTGCAGAAATCCTGATCAGGTATCCCTTCATCGCCATCAAGAAACCATCTTTGAACTGCTGCAAGGGTTAAGTTCATCAGatattccatcaggtactgtacTAGGTTTGACTGTTGGGGATCCTCGAGTGAATTTGCCAAAAAAGAGATCAAAAGCCATGCCAAACCCAGAAAAATATCAAGATGATAAGAATGTTAAAGAGCTCCTCCTGGCAGGTGTGCCCGCGGAATGTGCACAGAGCTTTCTTTGGAACCACCATATCTGCAAGAGTGTCACAGACAATAAAATGCCGGAACAGGTCTTGAATCGTCTGAGAAGTCAACTCTTGGTACCTGGATCACGTCTTGATTTGGGCCCTCAAGAATCCAAGGTTCCTGTACTCCTGGTCCAGCATCCTGGAAAAACAGCTGGAGTCGATCGGCCAGGATGGGGAAGTAGCTGGGACATCTGTTTGCCCAAAGGCTGGGGCATGGCTTTCTGGCTTCCTTTTGTCTATCGAGGTGCACGAGTAGGTGGCTTACAAGAAGCTCTGAAGCATTCCCTGTACAAGCGTACACCTCATGTCCCCCATGATTATCCAGACTGTCCCGCTGGCCTCCAGTCTGCCAAAGAACTAGAGATAAATCTTCTTGAAAAGTTTAAGAGGCGTCCTCCTGCAAAAAGAGCTAATTATGTTAAACATGGGACCTTGACACCATTCCTCTGTCCTTGGGATAAGCTTACCCAGGACTGGGAAGCTCATGGAAACGAAGCTCAAGGAAAACACATCCCCCCAACAGCCCTAGACAGTGAAGCTTGTGCAAGTGATGCACAGGTTTCTTGTGGCCCCAGCACTGAAGCAGAGGTGGTGACATCTTCTATAACCAGCGAATCAGATCAGCTAACGGAGACGTGCTCCCAAAATGTGCAGATGGAAGAGGAAAAAGTGGCTGCATCTCTCTTGGATAGCAAAGTCACATCAAGTTGGGCTTTCTGTGTTCTCAGGAGCAGAAAATtattaaggcaggtttcagtctGGTGTCAGCCTACATCCGCCAGAAATCGGAAGATCCAGCGCCTTGCTTCCAAACCAGATCAGAAGGCGCTGGCAGGGGATGCCCTCTTGCCTATCTGTCTCCACTATCCCAGGGCACTAGTGTGGGTCAGCATGTCCTTCCTCAAAAAAGGTAGCCCCGAATTACACAGTATGATTTGCGTTCCAGCGAAAGAAGACTTGTTAGAGCTCTGCAAAGACCAGCACTTCTGTGGACCTCAGGAACCCAAACACAGGGATCGATTTAAGAGCAAAGTGTTGaaacaaaagggaaggaaaaagagagagcacGTTGGAAAGGCCACAGAAAGTAGTGCTTCCAATGCCATGAGTGTAATGCCAGCTGAACACGAAGATCTCATTCTGGGCCTGTGGCCTGACTCTCTGCCAGAAGTTGCATCGCATTGTTCCAGAGTCCTCTTGGGTTTTGTCACTCAAGGGGACTTCTCCTTAGCCTCTGGCTGTGGTGAAGCTCTGGGGTttgttagtctgacaggattgcTGCAAATGTTGATTGGGCAACCAGCAGACAAGAAAGGGCTCGTGGTGTTAAGAAATCCAGCATCCCTACAGTACAGATTTGCTTGGCTTACTGTTG